One part of the Mytilus trossulus isolate FHL-02 chromosome 11, PNRI_Mtr1.1.1.hap1, whole genome shotgun sequence genome encodes these proteins:
- the LOC134690220 gene encoding calpain-3-like — protein MSSKQFSEVPYQNFSLIKRNVKSKCRQGKRLSDADLFVDPSFPPDLTSLTYVYTGDDRYEKMVFKRPTILENDATFCGVGGTWDAPFPWKSFKKRDWFQAAIVVASLSVRYLEKLMPGYRNCDQSFINDYIGAFRFNIWRFGDWLDTIIDDNLPCLQNSLLYCQAYGSPPEFWGPLLEKAYAKIMKTYESIEIGNMLNALSDLTGDICEFYTQDINPPENLFYIMYKSYSNRSLLVCWRNDKRLTHTGFHHTLESIENTSFEEENEDLTRYLHIITATTKFPTTDGRLIEMVRLKCQFTAEPNWHGKFSDCDPISWGSVSLWFMEKYKPLQCKDKDEYWMKYEDFRCNFGGLIIISGTDPFRSEGLSIERIYKRTDSSDSTTRPPSGQSIDGALPISSRNSTASSFIVRNGQSQNRLHNSLNPPNDTTQKRHSFTSSPQTDNIMNMLLNGRNVPCSKNNNEYSDCPAYKKRWYWRRGSSDDTAVYPFSRIESICSEKSQDGDSINGETDITGFQAGFAYAYRRKSAPLIGRNFSSSSLSHLTHSSFLATKTDFFRSRGGWKLLVEHRDRWISSDCCLSTVELDVSNLSKCPRVYFTISKPGMINEMIPQNYHGKSHILVSLLQDYRRGSTCGQLVPIGFGLYKCKTPECKDFSKYKYINRCESHNDEREITVRFDLEEGSYVVVPYSQVPQHEGEFLLRILCEKDVLCGTRNGCIVS, from the exons ATTTTAGAAAATGATGCAACTTTTTGCGGAGTTGGTGGAACATGGGATGCTCCATTTCCATGGAAATCGTTTAAGAAAAGGGACTGGTTTCAGGCTGCTATCGTCGTTGCATCCTTGAGCGTACGTTACCTGGAAAAATTGATGCCGGGATATAGAAATTGTGATCAAAGTTTTATCAACGATTATATTG GTGCTTTTCGGTTCAATATATGGCGGTTTGGTGATTGGTTGGACACCATTATAGATGATAATTTACCTTGTCTACAAAATAGTCTGTTATACTGTCAGGCCTATGGTAGTCCTCCTGAATTCTGGGGACCACTTTTAGAAAAAGCGTATGCCAA AATTATGAAGACATACGAGTCGATAGAAATTGGTAACATGTTGAATGCCTTATCCGATCTAACTGGAGATATCTGTGAATTTTATACACAAGATATAAATCCGCCAGAAAACTTATTTTACATTATGTATAAGTCGTATTCGAATAGATCGCTACTCGTGTGTTGGAGAAACGACAAAAGACTCACACATACTGGATTCCACCATACGCTGGAATCCATTGAG AACACTAGTTTTGAAGAAGAGAATGAAGACCTTACAAGATATCTACACATTATAACGGCTACAACGAAg TTCCCTACAACCGATGGACGATTGATAGAAATGGTCAGATTGAAATGTCAATTTACAGCAGAACCAAACTGGCATGGAAAATTTTCAGACtg TGATCCAATCTCATGGGGGTCTGTATCCCTTTGGTTCATGGAAAAATATAAACCACTCCAGTGCAAAGATAAGGACGAGTACTGGATGAAATATGAAGATTTCAGGTGTAATTTTGGTGGATTAATTATTATTAGTGGAACAGACCCTTTCCGTTCAGAAGGGTTGTCAATAGAACGTATTTACAAGCGCACAGATTCAAGCGATTCAACAACACGTCCTCCTAGTGGTCAAAGTATAGACGGAGCACTTCCGATAAGCAGTCGCAATTCAACAGCATCATCATTTATTGTTAGGAATGGTCAATCCCAAAATAGACTACATAATTCTCTAAATCCGCCAAATGACACAACACAAAAACGTCACAGTTTTACATCTAGTCCCCAAACAGATAATATTATGAACATGCTTTTAAATGGCAGAAATGTACCATGTAGTAAAAATAACAACGAATATTCCGATTGTCCAGCTTACAAGAAGAGGTGGTACTGGCGCAGAGGTAGTTCGGATGATACTGCAGTTTATCCATTCTCTAGGATTGAAAGTATATGTTCCGAGAAGTCACAGGATGGTGACAGTATAAATGGGGAGACAGATATAACAGGATTTCAGGCAGGATTTGCGTATGCATATAGACGTAAAAGTGCACCGCTGATCGGAAGAAATTTCTCTTCGTCGTCTTTATCACACTTGACTCACAGTAGTTTCCTAGCAACGAAAACAGACTTCTTCCGGTCACGTGGGGGCTGGAAACTTCTAGTAGAACATCGTGACAGATGGATAA GCAGTGATTGTTGTCTTTCTACTGTAGAGTTAGATGTGTCAAACCTGTCCAAATGCCCACGTGTATACTTTACAATCAGCAAGCCTGGTATGATAAATGAGATGATACCACAAAACTACCATGGTAAAAGCCACATCCTCGTGTCACTCCTACAGGACTACCGTAGAGGATCGACCTGTGGACAACTCGTTCCAATCGGATTTGGACTGTACAAG tgCAAGACACCAGAGTGTAAAGATTTCTcgaaatacaaatacataaacAGATGCGAATCACATAACgatgaaagggagataactgttCGATTTGATCTTGAGGAGGGGAGCTATGTAGTTGTGCCTTACAGTCAAGTTCCACAGCACGAAGGAGAATTCCTACTGCGGATACTCTGTGAGAAAGACGTGTTATGTGGTACAAGAAATGGATG caTTGTTTCATAG